The region caaataaaacggaaaggatgtaagttatttattctttctgtgtggcccggCACCTAATGGCCCGCAGACTGGTACTGGTCCGCGGCCCGGTGGTTGGACACCACTGTTCTAATGTGGTCTAAATCAAATGTGTTGCGGGCTTGGTCTATAAAGTGATTCCCTTGTCTACTGGTGATTGAAAATGGCAACGGTTCAGACTCACCAGATGCCTCTGGCGTCGGGCCAGTCACGGGCCATACCGGCACAAGTGAGGAGGGGGGAGACGGGCttgtcaaacaggaagtggtcaGCAATGAGCTGCTCCTGTTCGGCATCAGTCATGGACTTCAGGGGGTAGTATTTTCCCTTGAACTCACCATCCAGGCTGGTCAGAGCTGGCGAGGTGTGTATTGTTAGGAAACAACAGGTTTTGAGTTTATATGTGTTTTGATGCACTCAATCGTACCCTCAACGGACAGCTTCTCAATGATTCTGCGCTCGCCACGGCTATTGTGGGGTGGCAGGGTGAATCCCTTGATGCTGCGGCCAGTACGGACACGGCTGGACAGAACATAGTTGGGGTCCAAGTCATCACcaccctattaaaaaaaaaaagtcatgttggGGGAAAATTCTGCACACGTGTTATTAATACCCCTGCCAAGTTGTATTTTTGGTTATCTTCAATAAATACCTTTAGGTTCTCGAAGTTCAAGTCAGTCTTGTGGACGTCATTGGGGCCGTATCCACTATGGCGGTCGGAGATGATGGGGTCCAGCAGATCTTTGAAAACCTCATAGGACTCCTCATCACCAGCAACACAGCCAACAGTCATGATGAAGGGGTGACCTAAAGAGTGAATTGgcttattttaaccctttcatgcaccctgaaaggctgataacatgataagatgtccactttagtaaccgctgtccccaaaagggttcAAATAAAATCTTACTGATTGACTGATGCATTTGATTAGCAAATAATTGTCATACCGGGGTTGTCAACACCAGTCTGAATGACATCATCCAAGGTGAAGCCACTGGGTGTCTGCTTGTCCCTCAGCTTGCCATACAGTTCCTTGGTCAGAACCTTGGCCATGTGGTTGTTGTGCTTGGACAAGTCAGGATACTCCTCCTCAACTTTATAGTTGAGTTTGAAGTTGTTGTGGGTGTTCCCGAAAGGCATGGTTGCTTTTCTAACACTGCGGAGAGAAGCAAACACAAGATGGCTATACGTCTTGGAAAACACAAGTAAGCTGATATGATTAGGAACTGAAAAATATCATGATATGGAATAGCTCAAAAGAGACAGGTGCAGTTGTTTTATGTGGCTCTGAGGAATCCTGTCTCACACCATTTCCAATGTATCATATGTCCAGTTAAAATAGAGTTGGCTGGGAGTGATGCGGGGGTATTTTTAACGTCACCGTGTCTGCCCGCAAACCATGTCTCCAAATTATCCTCAAGATATACTCCAAATTCACAATCCTGTTGTCATTATGTCGGTTAACATGTTTGGCGAGTATGCTTTTTCACACATAAAAACAGCTTCAACATTTGTATCATGCACACACTGTTCACCCTGTTGGGATCAAAGTAAATCAACGCTAAACTGCTGACAAGTGGCTTCAGTGCTTTTCTCTAGTCGACTACAGAGGTAACACGTTATTGTTGAGAGAACAACAAATTACACATAATTTTTGTTGAACAGCAAGACTTTTTTAGATGTATCGAGAAGGTCACGTTGTAAGTCAAATGGTCTTGATCACCCTAAAAACAATACAGCATACAGTACGTTGTGGCACCCTTAAACCATTGCATATGGCGTCTTTCAGTCAAAAATCACCCTATAGCGTCATCGCAAAAAACCTTGTTAAAAGAGTATTATTGCTATCTGACATTCTCATGTTTTGTAGACTTCTCAGAATCCTCAAATATTGTATCTTCATCCTCCTTCCTGAATCGAACTAATAAAATGCCATATTTACCTGCACACTAGACAAGATTAGAGGTAACAGTCCTTGGGATCAGATCCTGTTCACTGCGGCCAAATTAGGGGTCACCCAGTTTTGAAGGTCTTTGCTCCCTGTTTATATACTGGGCAGACGCTCAACCATTGGTCTTGCCATTTTAGTACCTGCTCCAATCTGATTGGCCAAAGCCTATGCACGAATACTCTGATTGATACacactttatgacaggggcacACTGCGGTCAGCTGAGAAGGGCGCCCACAGCTGTAGCGtcaaacccccccacacacacacatgcacccacCCATACACAGCACCAATAAATGGTGAGAGTATCTGAGCAATGAGGAGGGTCAGAAGGGTAGACGTGTCACCAGGGTAGGGGAGGTGAAACACACTGAAAAAAGAcgagttggttttttttcaaagcacgtCACACCAGGGGCTTGGTGTCAGGTGTAAAAGTTGGAAGGGATTGATGGACTTGAATCCATGATGCCTTATGTAAATACTGCTCAAGGAAATATTTAGCCCTCAGATCACTGTGGTTTTCGTCTGCAGCAGCAATGCTCGCTATGTGAGCTCATGTTGCCACTTAATACCTGCTTGGTGGCACTCCCTCAGGATTTTGTGGTAAAAAAGCAGAATTCattccatcaatcacagcaagtcATCTACCAGTATGTCCTGAagaagcaaagcagccccagaccatcacaATAGAACACTCCAGTATGTTTGACTTTTGGTATGATCTGCAATTCTGAAAGGCTGTGTCACATGTACGGTATTCAGATGTTATGAGACACATATTTTCCATTAAATTCAACTTTGGTCTCATCAGGCCATAGAATGCCCTCCATACAGTTTTGGGAATCATTCAGATGTGTTTTACAAAAGTAAGACAAGTCTTCATGTTAATTTTGGTCAGCAGTGGTTTTGGAACTCTGATATTTGGAACTTCCACATTGTTGAGACAAACACTGACCTTATCTGAAGCGAGAGAGTCCAACAATTCTTTGGACATAGTCCTTTGTAACCTTCTGGATAAAATATCGGGGTAATTTCCGTAGGCTGGCCACTCCTGCGACGGTTCACCACCAGTTCCATGCTTTCTCAATTTCTGGGTAATGATTCGCTAGATTCCTTAAGCTTTACGAATGACTTTGTATCTCTTTCCAGACTAATGGATGTGAATTAACTTATTTCTTATATGctcttgaatttctttggatcATGGCATGTGGTTGCAGCTTTATGAGATCTTTTGGACAACTTTATTTTGTTAGAAAGGCCCCATTTAGTGGATTTCTCAATTGAACTGGTCTGGAGATAATCAGGCGTAGGTGTGACCAGGGAAAATAAACAGTAAATTCGTGATTTAACAAGAAGGCACTTTTTCCACATAGTATTGAGTAGGTTTGAGTTgtgcattttaatgtttatcTTTTTCGATTATCTTTGTCCGATCTTTACATTTGTTTAATATCTTAGACATGCAAGAAAAGAGCATTTTCAGAAGGGATAATACTTTTTCCTGTTTGAGGTTGGTGATTATTAAGGTGCCAAATCCAAATAAGACATTTTCAGCCTTGCCATTGCCATTAGAACAAATCTGGCCTTCCCTTCAAATGAATGCAACCCTTTAAAATTTTAACACGTAGGCGTGTAACAATGAGACAAGACAGATTTGTGAATCTCAATTCCAGTCGATTCGTACTACTCCAAATGGGTAAAGAGTGGTCAAGAGGGTATCCGAGCATGACTTTAACTAGCAGCTGACTGGCACCTGTTTGACGCCAGTCCCTGTTACTGCTTTACAAACAACCGCCGCTATCTCCCTCCCAAATAATAACCCTGTTCCCACATTTCACCTTGAACTTCAACCTTTACTCACCTAGCTTTTTGATATGTAACTGTTCACCAGTCTtactgccatgcatttttttttcatattggcCTCCTAAGTTTTAACCTCTTGCGCACAGTATGCCATTACCTTGCGTTGAAACCATGTCTCCTGTTACACAGCTGTCTGTAGCCTCTCTTCTAAAAAGTGAATCACACCACATTATGTTTGCGtcatttttattccatttactggtctttctcttttttgtgtgtgctgcaTAAATCTTATGCAGTATGTTTCTAAAATGGCTTTCAGCCCGCCTTAATTGCTTCTTATGATTGCTTTGGTGCTTTGGTTGTGTCCCTACGAGTAGtgggtgtgcatgtttttgggttgCTTTATGATTGCATGTAAAAGCGCTTCAGAGACATGAGTTCTCTTTTTATAAAATAGCAACATTACTGTATATcagatgtgggttttttttcttcagttacaGGCTGAAATTAATCGTGTAGTGTCATCCGCCAGTGTTTTACCAGTGGCTGACTGCTGACATTTGACTAGTAAGACAGTAAGAGAGCAGTGCTGTAATGTATGTACATTCTGCAAATACCACCGACAGGGTTCCTGACACGATGCACCGTCGTTTGAATCTCATCAAGCCACAGAAATACTGCCTCCTATTACAGTATTTCTATGGATTAGGTTTAAATGTATATTGTGAAGACAGGTTTGTATCGTAAATTGTGTTGAGTATAAATTATTGTGATTCTTATACTCcatattttttattgaacatactCATCTAGCTAAATGCTTCCCAGGAAGCAATCTTTAGTTGGTTGTATAAAAGTTAggactttttaaaatgcatacAGCGTCTCCGCTGGAAAGGAATGCATGCCAACTGCTCCGACACAGGTCAGAATAGGTCACGGTCAAGCTGCAGCTGTGGCCATTGCATGCTGAGTATTGGGTGAGAGCAAGTTGTATTATATGGTTCAATAGAAAGATCTTTCAAAAATTGGAATAGTTGCTTCGTTTTGGAACCCATTTCAATAAGAGTAACGTGTGCAGCCACCTCACACAATGATGTCGTAAGCCTCTATAAATAATAGCTTAAATAGAACATCAGAACACTTCATTTGTTTGTACCACTGACAgaaaactaaatatgtgttcGTTGGCATTAACTGTGAGAGAgcagaaatgtaaaatacatcTAAATGGAATTAATGATCTATGTGATGAATTACGGATCAAATGATACTAAACTTACACAACAAAATTAAGCAGATTTTGTAATGTGGTGCAGTTTAAACCGATATGTGTACAAAgtgtgaattttcttttttgctgacCTAGCATGGTGGTACATTGGTGGCAAAATCTGTCTAAAAATTTGTGATTAGTATTTTGCGTTTGAAACGAAAGTCAGCAGGAGTCGCACGGCCATCTTATGGACGAGGAATGCTATAATTATAGCAGGCTAGCTTGGTTGGCTAGGTTCATCTACACCCTGACACACATGAACCACTACTCATCCTGGACCCTGATTTAGTTTCATCCCGTCAGTCCACTATCCATCTCAACCTTCTCTTGACCTGACATAAATTGATTACCGTACTTAATTTACAGGTCAGCTGCACATTGTCTTTAACTAGGTGAATCTGTGACTAGCatgcaataaaacacaaaattcccaaattttaaaaaatcaaggtACTATGAGaagtaataatttattttaagaagatattttaatggattttatgaagggcagcccagtggtcgactcgtaagcacgtcggcctcacagtgcagagttgcagggttcaattccagggccgcagccttcctgtgtggagtttgcatgtgtccCCATGCCTTTGTGGtttttctcccggtactccgattctctctcacattttaaaaacagacgtggcaggttaatggaacactctaaattgtcccaaggtgtgagtgtgaacgcggatgattatttgtctatgtgtgccctcggATTGGCTGGTAATTTCttcttttaaaattttttttatcgtGACTGAGGTAAAACGTCCAGAAGACAGGTTTTCTAGTTCATGGTTGCATACACTATATTCTTCCTGGCGATGACACATTAACACATACCGTCAATGTATATTCAAACAACCATAATCCTTTTTCATGTGCATGtattatgttttgaaatgattttccaTCTTCGCATATGGATGTTGAGAAACTAAATGTTGACCCTTCAGCTGGCAATTGCTTGCACCTATGGAAGCTGTGTCAACTGGTCAATGTGGACGACAGTAACTCGAGAGAGGCGCGATGGAAAATGGCGTGAAGAAATTGGATACTTGAGCAATGATACGGAGGCCTCACAGTCAAATGTGTTCGGGAAAGTAGAAGACGCGGCCCGACACGCAGCCTGGCGGAACTGTGAAATGAAGACTGGAGGTAGAGAGATGTTCTGACTCACCACCTTATGTCACTGTGTCAGAGAtcctcacacacactcatgaaaaattgtggtgaatatttgatcaaatgttGCTTTCAATGTGCATTGTCCTTTGTTGAAATAGGAATACTGTAATAAGAAGCATAGAAATTCTTGGCAAGCCATACAAATCACTTCATCAGTTCAGAGCTACGAGCCGCTGGGTGGAAGTCATTCCGGCATGCCAGTATCTTCTTTGGCACCAGAAAAGTGGTGTATATCGTCACGCGCGTGAGGGCATGAGGGACTGAGCCGGGGGAAGACTGGAATATCACAAGGACATTTGGCACAGGATGCTAAAATGTTAGTAGCACCAGTGGCCCCGCTGTTCTGTGAACGAAAGACGCACTCACCTAAACATATCTTGTGTCTTACTTTTTTCCATGCTGTCTGCCAATGGTCCAAGAGTTTTTTTCCGGGTGTGATAACATATGTATACAGTACTGGATATAGACTACAATTAATCGAGTTAAGTGTACCCTGTTAAGAAACTGAAATTACAATAAATGAAGGTCtcataaaaagaaaattgttaAATCAGCATAATTTGCAATGGATTTGCAGCTAAAATGCTGGTccttatctgtgtgtgtgagtgtgtgtgcacgtgtgtgtgtgtgtgtgtgtgtgtgtgtgtgtgtgtgtgtgtgtatgtgtgtgtgtgtgtgcgtgtcaattGAACCTTTATTTATCCAGAGAAAGCAATTGAAAACAGATTCTTATCTGCCATGCTGACCTGGATGCaaacagagggaaaaaaacaatcaaaagaaaagtaaaataaaataagtaaatacatACAGGTATTACACAAAAGAAACTGTACAATAAGATATAGTTACATAATATAAAATTGCTGGTGCCAGGCAGAATGCTTTGTATGTCCAAAATCTTCACTTTTCAAGAGACCTCCAAGACGGCATGTTTGTTCAAACATTACATCGTCAAAAAAGCTAATTTACAACACTTTGGATTGGTCACAAGTTTGTAAAAATAGCGCCCACATGTGGACTGACCAACAGTATTGATTTGTGGATAAGAAAATCAAAACCTTTTAACAAATGTGtgttctttgtgttttttttgtggggaggaggctgtcacgttgcgaggtggtggtggaccccagaaagcaggcaggagggaggagcagggtgtacttgacgaattgtatttaaaacaagaaaactaaatccaaaacaaagtccaaagtaacaaacaaaaaccaagacCTAAACagaaactatcaataaccaaaacacgactagaacaaacatgacagtagcaagagcaaacaacgaCCCGACACTAAGTgtttgggctgggagtccttttaaagccctaattacctatgaccaacaggtgtgcagctaccgcggggagccctacagtgccacctgttggtccttaAACcggatcatgaaaaaaaacacagtggagACATGGTTGAGTGGTTGTTTCTCAACCAAAAGGTCGTGGGTATGATACCTTGAAAatagaaatacagtacattacacAAGTGAAGCTCAGGCTGCACGGTGGTCCACTTGTTGGCACGtgcgcctcacaatgcagaggttgtgggtttgaatccATCCCCggcctgtgtagagtttgcatgttctccctgtgcctgcatgggttttcttcgggtactcaggtttcctcccacattccaaaaacacgaatGGTAGGTTCATgcaacaatctaaattgtcccccggcgtgagtgtgagtacagatggttgcttgtctatgtGTATCCTGAGATGTGtctcctgcaattggctggcaaccagttcagatgtACGCcgcttactgcccaaagacagctggaataggctccagcatgcccgcgacccttgtgaggattgaCCATTAATACTTTCCAGTGCCTAGTACAGCTGGAAGAAGAGAGGTGTAAATAAAATCAGGTGAATGCATGGTAtagtacaggggtgcccaaactttttggatcgaagatctactttttgatcaactaacctcacgggatctacccttatcggcgcgcgcaggcacacacacacatacaaatttaagatttacctgctttattttcttttttaaatgtttttttagtgaaaatgagactgattagtgtgcagtgtatattaacacaaaaaatatattacttacATGTAGCCAGAGACAaatatggttgtttgtttttttttcttctcgacactcctcggatctacttgggacctgtcttatatctaccggtagatcaggatctacctaatgggcacccctggtatagtAGAACTGGCTCAGTGTGAATGCATCTCAATTTCACCctttaatcagaatcagaatgagaatcatctttattggccaagtatgtagaacacacaaggaatttgtctccggtataacacgctgcactagtatgcACCCTGTACcctgacaacatgataagcggtccactgtagtaactgctatCCCCAAATACTGAATCTTAACCCAAGGTAACCCTTAATGGCATGAATATTTCCTAAGGTGTTGAGTAGAACTAAACCACTTGATCTAGGGTTATAGGAGTTATATGATTAGAGGGGAGTTCCCTGTCAGCCATTAAATGTCCATCCCCTGTCACAGAATGTGTTTGTTCAACTGCTTTGAGTGGATTATCTCAATTGTCATCAGGCAGCTGACAGGCAATGGTATGTAACACCCATTCAGCAAAGAAACTCACGGGTGGAAGACAGGTGTCCTATGTCTTACATGAATATGGtttggatgaataaaaaaagaacagaaaagaatagaaacaaaaaagataaatattaCTGTTCGTGCAAATACTGCAGTGTAAAGCAGTGATTACCAACCACTGTGACACATCCAGTGCCGTAATAAGTCATATCCAACTTCACTTAATTTGTGaggaaaatgatcatttagtgATTTTGAGTAGATTTTCATTCATGTTTGCCAGTGATGTGTAGTGGCACTCAGAACAATGAAATCCCTCCTCCATCAGATAGAGAAAATAAACCAGTGTTTATTTATATGAAAAAATAAcaccacctgttgccattcataaaaCAGAATAACTCACtgtgagtaccggtacataagcATTGTGAGcaggcccagatttcacacAGAATAAATCTTTTTGTGAGTTAATTTAGACAACGTCATTATTTCAGTGTTCCAACTTGTTTCGGTATTCTTGTCTGGTGTGCTGAAGTTCCCCAATGAGCTACAATAAAGTCAGAAATACACTTATGTAAAAAGAATTTCTACAAGTGCCAACCAGAAATGGATTGTGTTGTACATGGTACTTCAATCCACAAGATGGAGCcatttttcattgcacaaaTACGAGTACGCAGACTCTTATTTTGGTGCAAATTCGGGTTCAGTTAAACATACTGTACGAACAATTTCATTACACCTTTAACTCAGATTTTACAATTGGTAGGTAGTATGAACTGTGAGGTAAACTACAAATATATTGTAGTTTGTATATACATACTCACTCTTGCATATTTTACATACTCACTCagctttttaatttgtttaattcattttctacagTTTTCAGGAGCTGTGACATATTTTCTCCAgagcagtagaaagttgtatcatcagcgaaTAGGGCACATTAGAATTGTTTTGAgacactacagatatcatttatatataagatgaatagttttggtccAAGCacagacccctgaggaactccatggGTAATCTTCAGTAGGTTAGATTttttattataatataataatacattttatttgaaagcgcatTTCATCATACTCAaaaacactttacaagagcttaaaacacaggatagaaatgtgcacttaaaataagcatacataatttacagcaCATTTACAAtctaaagcacatttagatgaacaaaaaagcaaaactgggtaaaagagattaaaaggtgttAAAAGCATTTCAgaacagatgagttttaagagatgatttaaaggattggaggtcagtacagttgcggatgtgttgtggtagggcgttccagagggtgggggcggcgacataGAAGGCTCGGTTATtgttgaactgcacatactgatatgttttctaaataactttcaatccatttatATGCCACGCCTCTaataccatatctctctaatttattcaataatatactaTGATCTATTGTATCAAtgactttttttagatctagaaaaatcccaACATTAAATTCtttatctatattagtggctattgcttccacaagctCCATTAGTGTCATTGAGGTagtccgtttttctctgaagccacaTTGAGTGTCACTTAATAACATATTTTTGTATGAAGTTATCAAGTCtgcatcaaaatattttttctaatatttttgagaattgttgtagcagtgatattggtctataatttgtaaataagTGTCTTTCAccacttttaaaaattggaatgacttttgctgttttcatttttgatggaaaaataccagCTATAAATGGTTGCATATAATTAgcacaaaatatgttttaactCGGGGAGCCCATTGACGACACGTGCTATGGAATTGACTGtttacctttgatgtgtgtgttctTCAAGATAAAGCTGCACCACATAGCAAAGATCACAACACTTAAGTTACAGATCACTAATTATTGGTAGATATTCAACAAAATGGTCACATTTAAAGGACATTAGCTCAAAATGCGTGTCGACATATAGATATTTTTTGCCGTTCCTTTTGGTGGCAAATGGGCGTAGGGACGTCGATCCATTTAGTCATGACACAATACTGATTTTAATATGCGTTATaaattactagctggttcgccggcctccgggcggctcatcagctagttcctgcggaaggctggtaaggtgggcccttcggcccacaaaagtgttgttgcttggttcaactttttgttcatcttcattgcttatcgcgaaaataaagagatgtttagctctactaaataactaacaatttcattgcaatgcttgtgggtagacaacatttttttgctaagatGCGCGCGCGATCggagtgagccactgcctgggcggcgcagtggcggcacgcagcggcgcggtgaagtaggtacgttttgaaaagggacacggaaggacagaccgcgtgcgggacgacgcgcaatatatatatagataactATGACgtattggaaaaaaatccacctgttggtGAACTTGACCCTTAATTCATAAGTACAATATTATTAAAATAGATTACTACATTAAATAGTATTAGTATTATTGTTATGAAGATCTGATGTGttcgagagagaaaaaaaacgagagcaGATTTGAAATCACCGCCAAAAattcatccagaaaaaaaatacttgcaacTCTGCTTGAAAAGCCACAGAACATTTGTTGAATAATGGTGATTGATCACCTGAATGAAAATCAAACAGGTGAGAGAGAATCTGTCGATATAAGACGCTTACTGTGCCTTTAAGAGCCCGGGCAGCAGCTTTCATTTCAACACACTGGGTGTGGTGTGTACTTAAACTGCAATAAATATCGCAATAATTTCCTCGTTGAAACACATTGAGCCGAACCATGAGTGCCGCCGAGTGGAAGAAGAGATGTGAGGATGAGTGGGGTCTGCAGGGCTTGCCAGCACAAGAACGCCTGGACTGGAAGTCTGTATACGAAGCCAAACCATTTGGGAGAAATCTGCTGAAGAACCCTTCTCCTCACGGtaacaacacaacaacacaacTGTACTGTACTACCTTCTTTGCCTGACTGatagtgtaagttgaggggttcgcagTTTTGGAATGGGCTACGttaagaatgggcaaaaaggagagatggacttCGTTAGAAGGTAACTTATTTTTCAACGCCTGCACCCCAGAACGAACaaactagtgatgtgtcgttcgcgaacgagccggctcccagagccggctctttgaagtgaacgatgggagccggctcccacttcattgggagccggagggtgagggttacacacacacacacacacacacacacacacacacacacacacacacacacacacacacacacacacacacacacacacacacacacacacacacacacacacacacacacacacacacacacacacacacacacacacacacacacacacacacacacacacacgaacgaacgaacgaacgaacgaacgaGAACAGACCTTTTTCCGGCTActcaaacacttcctgctttccttCAGCCAATCAAACAATATCAACATAAACATGTTTAAGCATTTATTAAACGGAATATAATTTAGTTAATCctaacacaaaataatataatgctcaaccataaaatgacaataattaacattttaacaaaagcttacaataGTTTTTCCAAGACTGAGTGAGAGGAGCTCTCTTGACTCCACTATGCTGCAACTTTTCTAATAAATCGCgctttatatacatacatacataaaaatcTAAAAATGTTAGTACAGCACAGGAAAGTCTCTATAGATAACACGCTTACCGGTAGTAGTGGTACTGTGGCACTTAATACAAGCCCCTCAAATATCTTGCATGAATATAGGACTGTCATAGGTCTCATTTAAACGTGTGAGTTGATTAAAAACACGTTAtgcatatacatactgtatattatatacAATCCACACAATATTCTCAGAATGTGAAATGTATGCCCTGAGAATTTTTATCTATTCTTGACATCAGTGCAATAACTACATCTAACCTATGCAACATAAGGTAATAAGCGATTAAACAACACACATTCAGACAGTCATGTGGAAATGATTGTTTCATTAATCCATCTTCTAGAAAATAGTATTCCTGTATTCCTTAGCGCTGAAAAGAAAAGGTTAGGAATAGGGAAGCTAAGCTCTGTCCATAAACAAGtcgtagcaacaaaaaaaaaaaaggctgcattGTTCTGCATCGCTGACATGAAAGCAGGATTTCAGGACACCTGcaaccatcatgagaataaaTGATGGGTGTTTACAAATAGTTACGACTCTTCACTTCCTCAGAGTCTCCAGGCCTCTCCAATGATGCTACAAAAGTCTCTAGATTTGTTAACttgtcatattttttggaaatactgAATGGTGGCAGAAGTCACTCAATCGAGTGGTCAAATTGAGCGCTTGTAAATatcttgttgtttcattgtacaGTTTGATTTTTTGTCACTTGAAGATATTGCCATTTACTCCTCAGTATTCGAAAGTAATATGCAATATTAGACATTTTTTGCTGAAAGTCCACCAAGGTGTAAATATAAGATTAATGTGCATTCCTACTGAGGCACACCCAGCAAACTTGTACGACGGACATGGCTATGTAATACAGTATTTGCTGTGGACTAATCAACAGGTGTGGTGTGCCCCTTTGCCCTCTATGCATAGGGTTGAGTAAAGATATCGCTCCACCTGAACCTGAGCTGCCAGAAGTTCCTGTGCG is a window of Hippocampus zosterae strain Florida chromosome 16, ASM2543408v3, whole genome shotgun sequence DNA encoding:
- the ckma gene encoding creatine kinase, muscle a; this translates as MPFGNTHNNFKLNYKVEEEYPDLSKHNNHMAKVLTKELYGKLRDKQTPSGFTLDDVIQTGVDNPGHPFIMTVGCVAGDEESYEVFKDLLDPIISDRHSGYGPNDVHKTDLNFENLKGGDDLDPNYVLSSRVRTGRSIKGFTLPPHNSRGERRIIEKLSVEALTSLDGEFKGKYYPLKSMTDAEQEQLIADHFLFDKPVSPLLTCAGMARDWPDARGIWHNDNKTFLVWVNEEDHLRVISMQKGGNMREVFKRFCVGLQKIEEIFKKHNHGFMWNKHLGYILTCPSNLGTGLRGGVHVKLPKLSTHPKFEEILTRLRLQKRGTGGVDTASVGGVFDISNADRLGSSEVEQVQMVVDGVKLMVEMEKKLEKGEAIDSMIPAQK